The following are encoded in a window of Streptomyces sp. 11x1 genomic DNA:
- a CDS encoding tyrosine-type recombinase/integrase — protein sequence MTIERTAAVAEPRVVTLPVDRAGWMAWLIENTEPDWRPDEWDTANWLFTGDPDRDETAIWRCNSAGCHVAVRATRHLCRSCYEQFLESGLSREEFAKVGRRTLIRSLPGERPPCSVERDGVRCALEAQSRGACTPHYTKWRYLRNRGRTTLALDAWLQVEAEPLPPGTPCLVGACAGSAHGRVPLCTYHRDRWRRHRNETGMKGTIHEGLEEWASVQPPWLTGFQFSLVSLPELLRHELLFALAERDKQRPTLSPVGMRLMVRGLEGVSSIAELTDKKLGDLGYLDRNCEAHWNDVVRLVRGAFDRFRGIDPLDRPVWELGDLGLRSRTRSGVRVSSRRLDVTQIRQEWLRRLLADWVKETTPDNNDFRVTFEGCLSASRALSARPGGGHDPGTLKVTDMDAVVAAIRDRKRQDGTATLAYGSRAELLAHFCQLLDFGRRLQILDHVASVFARHPHHKIPYEDPAEDMAGKAIPEYVVAQLDAQVHLIGADFVYGDLAPDVVKAMLRTVYILLRDTGRRPWEVRWLRMDCLEAQDNEYILIWDNHKARRNRRRLEIGRETAFAIQEWLAIRRTLKVPARSRTFLFPTARHGYDACIDSDTVAKMLRRWVDGLPELLTDTVDKDGNLLPFDRSRIFAYAFRHTYAQRHADAGTELNTLRDLMDHKSADTTMGYFKVSMEKRRRAVETMRQHVVDRSGNPAPTPSATAYEARSVAVPFGNCNEPSNVKAGGGSCPIRFQCSGCAFYRPDPSFLPAVEDHIRALKADREMARALGTAEFVVRNFSDQIDSFQNVVTSLRRQIEMMPEDDRRHLEEASAVLRKVRAAAPPPVLPVPSIPTRRSTDE from the coding sequence ATGACCATCGAGAGGACGGCCGCCGTGGCCGAGCCCCGCGTCGTCACGCTGCCCGTTGACCGCGCAGGGTGGATGGCCTGGCTGATCGAAAACACCGAGCCAGACTGGCGGCCGGACGAATGGGACACGGCGAACTGGCTGTTCACCGGCGATCCGGACAGGGACGAAACCGCCATATGGCGGTGCAACAGCGCTGGCTGCCACGTCGCGGTCCGCGCGACGCGGCACCTGTGCCGATCCTGCTACGAGCAGTTCCTTGAAAGCGGACTGAGCCGCGAGGAGTTCGCCAAGGTCGGCCGCCGGACACTGATTCGCTCCCTGCCCGGGGAACGGCCGCCGTGCTCGGTCGAGCGTGACGGCGTGCGCTGCGCCCTGGAGGCCCAGTCGCGAGGCGCGTGCACCCCGCACTACACAAAATGGCGCTACCTCCGGAACAGGGGGAGGACGACTCTGGCGCTGGACGCGTGGCTCCAGGTCGAGGCTGAACCACTCCCGCCGGGCACACCGTGCCTGGTCGGGGCCTGCGCCGGCAGCGCCCATGGCCGGGTGCCGCTATGCACGTACCACCGTGATCGCTGGCGCCGTCACCGGAACGAGACCGGCATGAAGGGCACGATCCACGAGGGCCTGGAGGAGTGGGCCTCCGTACAGCCGCCGTGGCTTACCGGCTTCCAGTTCTCGCTCGTCAGTCTGCCCGAACTGCTTCGCCACGAGCTGCTCTTCGCGCTGGCGGAACGTGACAAGCAGCGTCCGACCCTCAGCCCGGTCGGGATGCGGCTGATGGTCCGGGGACTCGAAGGCGTCTCTTCCATCGCCGAGCTCACGGACAAGAAGCTCGGCGACCTCGGGTACCTCGACCGCAACTGCGAGGCCCACTGGAACGACGTCGTACGTCTCGTACGTGGAGCCTTCGACCGCTTCCGAGGCATCGACCCGCTGGACCGGCCGGTCTGGGAGCTCGGCGACCTCGGCCTGCGCTCACGCACGCGATCCGGTGTCCGTGTGTCTTCGCGCCGGCTGGATGTGACGCAGATCCGGCAGGAGTGGCTGCGCCGCCTGCTCGCGGACTGGGTCAAGGAGACCACCCCCGACAACAACGACTTCCGGGTCACCTTCGAGGGCTGCTTGTCGGCATCGCGGGCCCTGTCCGCGCGACCCGGCGGCGGGCATGACCCCGGCACCCTGAAGGTCACGGACATGGACGCGGTCGTCGCTGCTATCCGCGACCGGAAGCGCCAGGACGGCACCGCCACCCTCGCCTACGGGTCCCGCGCCGAGCTCCTCGCGCACTTCTGCCAGTTGCTCGACTTCGGGCGGCGCCTTCAGATCCTTGACCATGTCGCCTCCGTCTTCGCCCGCCACCCGCACCACAAGATCCCGTATGAGGACCCCGCCGAGGACATGGCCGGCAAGGCCATCCCGGAGTACGTCGTCGCCCAGCTCGACGCCCAAGTCCACCTGATCGGCGCCGACTTCGTCTACGGGGACTTGGCGCCCGACGTGGTGAAGGCCATGCTGCGCACCGTCTACATCCTGCTGCGCGACACCGGCCGCCGCCCATGGGAAGTGCGCTGGCTCCGGATGGACTGCCTCGAAGCGCAGGACAACGAGTACATCTTGATCTGGGACAACCACAAGGCCCGCCGCAACCGACGCCGCCTTGAGATCGGCAGGGAGACCGCCTTTGCCATCCAGGAGTGGCTCGCGATCCGCCGGACCCTGAAGGTCCCCGCCCGCTCGAGGACCTTCCTGTTCCCGACGGCGCGCCACGGCTACGACGCATGCATCGACTCGGACACCGTCGCCAAGATGCTCCGGCGCTGGGTCGACGGCCTACCGGAACTGCTCACCGACACCGTGGACAAGGACGGCAACCTCCTACCGTTCGACCGCAGCCGCATCTTCGCCTACGCATTCCGCCACACCTACGCCCAGCGTCACGCGGACGCCGGCACCGAACTGAACACCCTGCGCGACCTCATGGATCACAAATCGGCAGATACCACCATGGGGTACTTCAAAGTATCGATGGAGAAGCGCCGCAGGGCCGTCGAGACGATGCGCCAGCACGTCGTCGACCGATCCGGCAATCCGGCGCCGACGCCGTCCGCGACCGCGTACGAGGCGCGCTCGGTCGCCGTGCCGTTCGGCAACTGCAACGAACCGTCCAACGTGAAGGCCGGCGGCGGCAGTTGCCCGATCCGCTTCCAGTGCTCCGGGTGCGCCTTCTACCGCCCCGATCCCTCCTTCCTTCCCGCGGTCGAGGACCACATCCGGGCCCTCAAGGCCGACCGCGAGATGGCCAGGGCCCTGGGAACCGCAGAGTTCGTCGTTCGCAACTTCAGCGACCAGATCGATTCCTTCCAGAACGTCGTCACCAGCCTCCGACGCCAGATCGAGATGATGCCGGAAGACGATCGCCGCCACCTTGAAGAGGCCTCTGCCGTGCTGCGCAAGGTCCGCGCCGCGGCACCCCCACCCGTCCTGCCTGTGCCCTCCATCCCCACCCGGAGAAGTACCGATGAGTGA
- a CDS encoding DUF6262 family protein, whose amino-acid sequence MSEPRTPAQVLREARQKDSRDKRARVLSVVDQLVADDEPVTFTGVARAANVSHWLVYAEGVREHIEAARRRQGRHAANDARAGANAPAGWKVEKRLLQEDNRRLREEVERLKGAVRRSLGQQLDQFGASDLGVRVDELTEDNLRLQGERDEALARVKELTTQLSEVEDDLVSARTSLRRMIRAENQGTGQ is encoded by the coding sequence ATGAGTGAGCCCCGCACCCCCGCCCAGGTCCTGCGCGAGGCGCGGCAGAAGGACTCGCGCGACAAGCGCGCTCGCGTTCTGTCCGTTGTCGACCAGCTGGTCGCGGACGACGAACCGGTCACCTTCACCGGGGTCGCCCGCGCCGCGAATGTCTCTCACTGGCTCGTCTACGCCGAGGGCGTGCGCGAGCACATCGAGGCCGCCCGTCGCCGCCAGGGCCGACACGCGGCCAACGACGCACGCGCCGGCGCCAATGCCCCGGCGGGGTGGAAGGTGGAGAAGCGACTACTCCAGGAGGACAACCGACGTCTACGGGAAGAGGTTGAGCGCCTCAAGGGCGCCGTACGTAGGAGTCTCGGCCAGCAGCTCGACCAATTCGGCGCCTCCGACCTCGGCGTCCGAGTCGACGAACTCACCGAGGACAACCTGCGTCTGCAGGGTGAGCGCGACGAGGCACTGGCCCGGGTCAAGGAACTGACCACGCAGCTCAGCGAGGTCGAAGACGATCTGGTCAGCGCCCGGACCAGTCTCCGGCGCATGATTCGCGCCGAGAACCAGGGCACCGGGCAGTAA
- a CDS encoding site-specific integrase, with amino-acid sequence MPSPVEMLYADWLRERIGIRRAADCPWAFVTFPGPIGDPGGEALSARRVQDLLANLSAQAGLRHLHPHMLRHTFGETAADLDIARDVLQRLLGHSDVASQDVYRTVGDAKIVIAANAVSEQFFGPS; translated from the coding sequence GTGCCCAGCCCGGTGGAGATGTTGTACGCCGACTGGCTGCGGGAGCGGATCGGCATCCGGCGAGCGGCCGACTGCCCGTGGGCCTTCGTCACCTTCCCCGGCCCTATTGGCGATCCGGGCGGCGAGGCACTCAGCGCCCGGCGGGTCCAGGACCTGCTGGCCAACCTCTCCGCACAGGCCGGCCTGCGGCACCTCCACCCGCACATGCTCCGGCATACCTTCGGCGAGACGGCCGCTGACCTCGACATCGCGCGGGACGTCCTCCAGCGCTTGCTCGGCCACAGCGACGTCGCCAGCCAGGACGTCTACCGCACGGTCGGCGACGCGAAGATCGTGATCGCCGCCAACGCCGTCTCCGAACAGTTCTTCGGACCGTCATGA
- a CDS encoding tyrosine-type recombinase/integrase, whose protein sequence is MQRRRYPFLLYWMQKVRRRHKLPLHLTDVEVITRQQDYLRREFPQWFDADGRPLSPRLLLFPTPRLSRANKFGERPYDSSTSGYWLDVWMDRIPRLIDEHGQDFDRSRVFPYAFRHTYAQLRADAGVPLEILQVLMAHLEPSTTQIYYRVSHPRRVEAVRAIASKYQFDISGGRLRACGPADDLADRTRAGVGQVPVPGGTCHEMNNVRADGHGCPVYYRCFSCKFFTTDFTQLPELRQLRDTKAEQLVRLEAAYGSLLVPGPLSQANTELLRQELVQIDELISKCETDLGSLTEEDKATVEAWLHSRDRFLTVIPVAAVLAGRQQLAQPTVDPILLTVEAR, encoded by the coding sequence GTGCAACGCCGCCGCTACCCGTTCCTCCTCTACTGGATGCAGAAGGTCCGCCGACGCCACAAGCTGCCGCTGCACCTCACCGACGTCGAGGTGATCACCCGACAGCAGGACTACCTCCGTCGGGAATTCCCGCAGTGGTTCGACGCCGACGGGCGGCCGCTCTCGCCGCGGCTCCTGCTGTTCCCCACACCGCGGCTGTCGCGCGCGAACAAGTTCGGTGAGCGTCCCTACGACAGCAGCACAAGCGGTTACTGGCTGGACGTGTGGATGGACCGCATCCCCCGGTTGATCGACGAGCACGGCCAGGACTTCGACCGCTCCCGCGTCTTCCCCTACGCCTTCCGTCACACCTATGCCCAGCTGCGTGCCGATGCCGGTGTGCCGCTGGAGATCCTCCAGGTCCTGATGGCTCACCTGGAGCCGTCCACGACGCAGATCTATTACCGGGTCTCACATCCGCGCAGAGTGGAGGCCGTACGCGCCATCGCCTCCAAGTACCAGTTCGACATCTCCGGCGGCCGGCTCCGCGCATGCGGGCCGGCCGACGACCTCGCCGACCGCACCCGCGCCGGTGTGGGCCAGGTGCCGGTCCCCGGCGGGACCTGCCACGAGATGAACAACGTCCGAGCGGACGGGCACGGCTGCCCGGTGTACTACCGGTGCTTCTCCTGCAAGTTCTTCACCACCGACTTCACCCAGCTCCCCGAACTGCGCCAGCTCCGTGACACCAAGGCCGAGCAGCTGGTCCGCCTGGAGGCCGCCTACGGCAGCCTGCTCGTGCCGGGGCCGCTGAGCCAGGCGAACACGGAGCTTCTGCGCCAGGAGCTCGTCCAGATCGACGAGCTCATCAGCAAGTGCGAGACCGACCTCGGCTCGCTGACCGAGGAGGACAAGGCCACGGTCGAAGCGTGGCTCCACAGCCGGGACCGGTTCCTCACCGTGATCCCCGTCGCCGCCGTCCTGGCGGGCCGCCAGCAGCTGGCACAGCCGACCGTCGACCCGATCCTGCTGACCGTGGAGGCAAGGTGA
- a CDS encoding site-specific integrase: MDPASVSVETGLADVVTLQRRRQARMSAYDEESFFLDTLSEYQWARDAAGLAPTTLDGLIKPVIEVCEYYGTVPWQLTPREVDKYFAGPGKRAQSTLRGKINKIDAYFAFLEQRYAGEVMRRFGATVESPIDPFNRPRHRGDFGLRIPPSQTATKDFFARWRDELPNARKYAVACRDYVMTKIAYLSGVRAAELCGVCIGDIHWEHGQWGRFVVLGKGARGSGPRPREAYLFQEGRALLWWYIEEIRGEFGDDAEHPRAPLWPSERKSKAIADLNVPIAPAIVPSTFRRALHTAAAHYLTGPVTDLFPHLLRHACATHNYERGMTLWEVQKVLGHDWATTTLRYMNPRELHQAGEKPQVAWSRRETEGLRTLHELAA, from the coding sequence GTGGACCCGGCGTCGGTGTCGGTCGAGACCGGGCTCGCGGACGTCGTCACGCTCCAGCGGCGCCGTCAGGCCCGCATGTCCGCATACGACGAGGAGAGCTTCTTCCTCGACACGCTCTCGGAATACCAGTGGGCGCGCGACGCGGCTGGCCTGGCGCCGACGACGCTCGACGGGCTGATCAAGCCGGTGATCGAAGTCTGTGAGTACTACGGCACGGTCCCCTGGCAGCTGACGCCCCGTGAGGTCGACAAGTACTTCGCGGGCCCCGGCAAGCGGGCACAGTCGACACTGCGCGGAAAGATCAACAAGATCGACGCGTACTTCGCCTTCCTCGAGCAGCGCTACGCGGGCGAGGTCATGCGCCGCTTCGGCGCCACCGTCGAGTCTCCGATCGACCCGTTCAACCGGCCGCGCCACCGAGGTGACTTCGGGCTACGCATCCCGCCGTCCCAGACCGCGACGAAAGACTTCTTCGCACGCTGGCGCGACGAGTTGCCGAACGCACGGAAGTACGCGGTCGCCTGCCGCGACTACGTGATGACGAAGATCGCCTACCTGTCGGGAGTGCGCGCGGCGGAGCTGTGCGGGGTCTGCATCGGCGACATCCACTGGGAGCACGGCCAGTGGGGCCGGTTCGTCGTCCTCGGAAAGGGCGCCCGAGGCTCAGGTCCCCGGCCGCGCGAGGCGTACCTCTTCCAAGAGGGCCGCGCCCTCTTGTGGTGGTACATCGAGGAGATTCGGGGCGAGTTCGGTGACGACGCCGAGCACCCGCGGGCGCCGCTGTGGCCATCGGAGCGCAAGTCGAAGGCGATCGCCGATCTGAACGTGCCAATCGCGCCGGCGATCGTGCCTTCGACGTTCCGGAGGGCATTGCACACCGCGGCCGCGCACTACCTGACGGGTCCGGTCACCGACCTGTTTCCGCACCTGTTGCGGCATGCCTGCGCGACCCACAACTACGAGCGTGGGATGACACTTTGGGAGGTCCAGAAGGTCCTCGGACACGACTGGGCAACTACGACTCTTCGGTACATGAACCCTCGGGAATTGCATCAGGCGGGCGAGAAGCCGCAGGTCGCGTGGTCACGGCGGGAGACGGAAGGACTCCGTACCCTGCACGAACTGGCAGCCTGA
- a CDS encoding IS5 family transposase has protein sequence MTDEEWQVIRRMMPLPGWLCGRGGNPEGYCHREMFDAVRYFVTNGIKWRAMPADFPPWSAVYAFQHRWQADELLDVLHDRLREQVRLVEGRDDPEPTAAIVDSQSLRGAATLTGERRGYDGAKLVSGSKRHIAVDCLGLLLVVMVTAADLQDRDAGVTLLSAVRRLFTRVRLVWADSGYAGALADWAREKLALKVEVVCRTDDMSGFVVLPRRWVVERSFAWLVNCRRLVRDYERTAAAHEAYVKWAMVTLMTRRLASA, from the coding sequence ATGACGGATGAGGAGTGGCAGGTCATCCGGCGGATGATGCCACTTCCGGGCTGGCTGTGCGGGCGCGGGGGCAACCCGGAGGGCTACTGCCACCGGGAAATGTTCGATGCGGTGCGCTATTTCGTGACCAACGGGATCAAGTGGCGGGCGATGCCCGCCGACTTCCCGCCCTGGTCAGCGGTCTACGCCTTCCAACATCGCTGGCAGGCCGACGAACTCCTCGACGTCCTCCATGACCGCCTGCGCGAACAGGTCCGCCTGGTCGAGGGCCGGGACGATCCCGAGCCGACGGCGGCGATCGTCGACTCCCAGTCGCTGCGCGGCGCGGCCACCCTCACCGGCGAACGCCGGGGCTATGACGGGGCCAAGCTGGTGTCGGGCTCCAAGCGGCACATCGCGGTGGACTGTCTGGGCCTACTCCTGGTGGTGATGGTGACCGCCGCCGACCTGCAGGACCGCGACGCGGGCGTGACCCTGCTCAGTGCCGTGCGCCGCCTGTTCACCCGGGTGCGTCTGGTGTGGGCCGATTCCGGCTACGCCGGCGCGCTGGCCGACTGGGCCCGCGAGAAACTCGCCCTGAAAGTCGAAGTGGTGTGCCGCACCGACGACATGAGCGGCTTCGTGGTGCTGCCGAGACGGTGGGTGGTGGAGAGGTCGTTCGCGTGGCTGGTCAACTGCCGTCGCCTGGTACGTGATTACGAACGCACCGCCGCCGCGCACGAGGCGTATGTGAAGTGGGCGATGGTCACGCTGATGACGCGCCGACTCGCCTCAGCGTGA
- a CDS encoding tyrosine-type recombinase/integrase, with amino-acid sequence MRGWRAQQKSRGLKDETIDPRERLIRRFLEFANEYPWQWTPAHLDEWSASLTSEKHLAPSTIRSYQGDVRLFSEFLIDARYGWGPACEEAFGTYPVAICHEWNTLPHLQDYEGEPEARPFTREELQRFLDYADDQVARAVKAKRKGALAAYRDATLFKVIYGWGLRRTETSKLDVVDFGRNPQARQFGRYGTLNVRYGKAKKGQPPRRRNVLSVMDWAVEAVADYVENVRPRFGFPDHPALWITERGGRLQPGSINDRFEAYRDALKIPKDLTPHSIRHSYVTHLTEDGVDRRFIQQQVGHECDSSLAIYTHVSDDFMNTSLHKALAPAFAGA; translated from the coding sequence GTGAGGGGCTGGCGGGCTCAGCAGAAGTCGCGAGGGCTGAAGGACGAGACGATCGACCCGAGGGAACGGCTGATCCGCCGGTTTCTGGAGTTCGCGAACGAGTACCCGTGGCAGTGGACGCCGGCCCACCTGGACGAGTGGTCGGCATCTCTGACGAGCGAGAAGCATCTGGCGCCGTCCACGATCCGCAGCTACCAGGGTGACGTCCGCCTGTTCAGCGAGTTTCTCATCGACGCCCGATACGGCTGGGGTCCGGCATGTGAAGAAGCATTCGGCACTTATCCGGTGGCGATCTGTCACGAGTGGAATACCCTCCCTCACCTGCAGGATTACGAGGGCGAGCCGGAGGCACGGCCGTTCACAAGGGAAGAGCTGCAGCGGTTCCTCGACTATGCCGACGACCAGGTCGCACGCGCCGTGAAGGCCAAGCGCAAGGGTGCTCTCGCCGCCTACCGGGATGCCACCCTCTTCAAGGTCATCTACGGGTGGGGGCTTCGCCGGACCGAGACTTCCAAGCTCGATGTGGTCGACTTCGGACGCAATCCGCAGGCCCGGCAGTTCGGCCGGTACGGCACGCTCAACGTCCGCTACGGCAAGGCGAAGAAGGGCCAGCCGCCGCGGCGGCGGAACGTGCTGTCGGTGATGGACTGGGCCGTCGAGGCGGTCGCCGACTATGTCGAGAACGTCCGGCCGCGATTCGGATTCCCTGATCACCCGGCTCTGTGGATCACCGAGCGCGGGGGCCGTCTCCAGCCCGGCTCCATCAACGACCGGTTCGAGGCATACCGGGACGCCCTAAAGATCCCAAAAGATCTAACTCCCCACTCAATCCGGCATTCTTACGTCACGCATCTGACCGAGGACGGAGTCGACCGCCGGTTCATCCAGCAGCAGGTCGGCCATGAGTGCGACAGCTCCCTGGCCATCTACACGCACGTCAGCGACGACTTCATGAACACTTCCCTGCACAAGGCACTGGCTCCGGCGTTCGCCGGGGCCTGA
- a CDS encoding helix-turn-helix transcriptional regulator produces the protein MAAKLDYHWHLRKVMADRGMFSTTDLIPPLAERAISLSSSQVYRLVVERPERLSLKILMALLDILDCTMDDLIEPIAAAGAVKKPKKAASGGSAPNTEGLGGLRPKRARIRGVDRS, from the coding sequence ATGGCCGCCAAGCTCGATTACCACTGGCACCTGCGCAAAGTCATGGCGGACCGCGGGATGTTCTCTACCACCGACCTCATCCCTCCGCTCGCCGAACGCGCTATCAGCCTGTCGTCGAGCCAGGTCTACCGGCTCGTCGTCGAGCGACCGGAGCGACTGAGCCTGAAGATCCTCATGGCCCTGCTCGACATCCTCGACTGCACCATGGACGACCTCATCGAGCCCATCGCGGCGGCGGGCGCCGTGAAGAAGCCGAAGAAGGCAGCCTCCGGCGGCTCGGCACCCAATACGGAGGGACTTGGCGGGCTGCGGCCAAAGCGGGCCCGGATCAGGGGCGTTGACCGGTCATGA
- a CDS encoding site-specific integrase, with translation MTTADQLDRAVTDPIGLITDLVADVENDLDSETIRTVVTSVAGGRAKSRNVAKNLAIRPAVLTDGRSPAPRAVGDLLIELRKAGASAIAPPVCAECGKKLRTLHRKGQDWYCSVCGQERAECTTCGNIRRVGFRDRKGLPRCSMCPDHDDRDPVTVVHELITTIAPGADRDAVAEALRRTAPHRPHYRQRVVWALEDNPRLLTGEGHLAPQRAILKFIDLLHEAGVAGIVRPACPRCRRVVHIDKPLDGQRVCRNCIAKSRFEECVRCGARREPATRDAEGRPLCPSCLVRDPANLETCIVCGESRMVNSRTANGPICPNCRPLPELLCSICGRTAPCMLSKLTGLPRCGGCDRRQAHCTVCGRMRGIHSGTADAPICGPCTTPDAELWRPCPTCKQAERLHAPGPCPRCTLKHRLHEILSDGTGSIPPKLQPLHDALASAERAGTAMRWLSKGIVSTVLSDLGSGRRPLTHEALDELPEDKVVEHIRSVLVATGVLPSRDEQMVRLERHVKNLVASHTTAEGRKVLHRYATWHLLRRLRRRSRGKEITHYQLTVARQHLRAAVYLLNWLEDQNLTLAACRQTDLERWMTSDDVRLRQEAGHFVRWALAQKIARDLSFPAERWNGPSQAMDNEARWATARRLLHDDTLKPEDRLAGLLLLLYAQWPAAISRLTVDHIEETDAAVRIRLGAVPVELPAPVAELALQQVAVRHSHAVLARTDSPWLFPGGQPGRPISAWAMGERLRKLGIRLAEARSTALFQLATELPAAVLARTLGIDITVAVKWQRAAAGDWAAYAADVSQRTKEHPAP, from the coding sequence ATGACCACAGCGGACCAGCTCGATCGCGCCGTCACCGACCCGATCGGCCTGATCACCGACCTCGTCGCCGACGTCGAGAACGATCTCGACAGCGAGACCATCCGGACCGTGGTCACCTCGGTCGCGGGCGGCCGCGCGAAGTCGCGGAACGTGGCCAAGAACCTGGCGATACGGCCTGCCGTCCTGACCGACGGCCGCTCTCCGGCGCCCCGGGCCGTCGGCGATCTGCTCATCGAGCTCCGCAAGGCCGGGGCATCGGCGATCGCACCGCCGGTCTGCGCCGAGTGCGGCAAGAAGCTGCGAACCCTGCACCGCAAGGGCCAGGACTGGTACTGCTCAGTCTGCGGTCAGGAGAGGGCCGAGTGCACCACCTGCGGCAACATCCGACGCGTCGGCTTCCGGGACCGCAAGGGCCTGCCCCGCTGCTCGATGTGTCCCGACCACGACGACCGTGATCCCGTCACCGTCGTCCACGAACTGATCACCACGATCGCCCCGGGCGCCGACCGTGACGCGGTCGCCGAGGCCCTCCGCCGGACGGCACCCCACCGTCCCCACTATCGCCAGCGAGTGGTCTGGGCCCTGGAGGACAACCCGCGCCTGCTGACCGGGGAGGGACATCTTGCACCGCAGCGCGCCATCCTGAAGTTCATTGACCTGCTGCACGAGGCTGGTGTCGCCGGGATCGTCCGGCCCGCCTGCCCTCGCTGCCGCCGGGTGGTCCACATCGACAAGCCGCTGGACGGGCAGCGGGTCTGCCGCAACTGCATCGCCAAGTCCCGCTTCGAAGAATGCGTACGCTGTGGTGCCCGGCGCGAGCCGGCCACCCGCGACGCCGAGGGGCGCCCGCTGTGTCCGAGCTGCCTGGTCAGGGACCCGGCGAACCTGGAGACCTGCATCGTCTGCGGCGAGTCACGCATGGTCAACTCCCGCACCGCAAACGGGCCGATCTGTCCGAACTGCCGTCCCTTGCCCGAACTGCTCTGCTCGATCTGCGGCCGCACCGCACCCTGCATGCTCTCGAAGCTCACCGGCCTGCCCCGCTGCGGCGGCTGTGACAGGCGCCAAGCTCACTGCACTGTCTGCGGACGAATGCGTGGCATTCACTCCGGCACCGCCGACGCCCCCATCTGCGGCCCCTGCACCACACCGGACGCTGAACTCTGGCGTCCATGTCCGACCTGCAAACAAGCCGAGCGGCTGCACGCGCCGGGTCCGTGCCCTCGCTGCACACTCAAGCATCGGCTCCACGAGATCCTCAGCGACGGCACCGGCTCTATACCCCCGAAGCTGCAGCCCCTCCACGACGCCCTGGCCAGCGCTGAACGGGCCGGCACCGCGATGCGCTGGCTTTCCAAGGGCATTGTCTCCACGGTCCTGTCCGATCTCGGCTCCGGCCGCCGTCCCCTCACCCACGAGGCCCTGGACGAACTGCCTGAAGACAAGGTCGTCGAACACATCCGCAGTGTTCTCGTCGCCACCGGCGTCCTACCCAGTCGGGACGAGCAAATGGTCCGTCTCGAACGGCACGTGAAGAACCTCGTCGCCTCCCATACGACGGCCGAGGGACGGAAAGTCCTGCACCGGTACGCGACGTGGCACCTCCTGCGCCGGCTTCGCCGTCGCAGCCGCGGAAAAGAGATCACGCACTATCAGCTCACGGTCGCGCGACAACATCTGCGGGCGGCCGTCTATCTCCTGAACTGGCTCGAGGACCAGAACCTGACCCTTGCCGCCTGCCGACAGACCGACCTCGAACGCTGGATGACCAGCGACGACGTCCGCCTTCGCCAGGAGGCAGGCCACTTCGTGCGCTGGGCCCTCGCCCAGAAGATCGCCCGGGATCTCAGCTTCCCGGCCGAGCGATGGAACGGCCCCTCCCAGGCGATGGACAACGAAGCCCGCTGGGCCACCGCCCGACGCCTGCTGCACGACGACACCCTCAAGCCCGAAGACCGCCTCGCCGGCCTGCTGTTGCTCCTCTATGCCCAGTGGCCCGCGGCGATCTCCCGGCTCACCGTCGACCACATCGAGGAGACCGACGCAGCCGTCCGCATCCGCCTCGGCGCCGTCCCGGTCGAACTTCCGGCACCCGTTGCTGAACTCGCCCTCCAACAAGTCGCGGTCCGCCACAGCCATGCCGTCCTCGCCCGAACAGACTCACCCTGGCTCTTCCCCGGAGGCCAGCCCGGCCGCCCGATCAGCGCCTGGGCCATGGGCGAACGACTCCGCAAACTCGGCATCCGGCTGGCGGAAGCCCGCTCGACCGCACTCTTCCAGCTCGCCACCGAGCTGCCCGCCGCGGTCCTCGCCCGCACCCTCGGCATCGACATCACCGTCGCCGTCAAATGGCAGCGAGCCGCCGCCGGAGACTGGGCTGCCTACGCCGCTGATGTGAGCCAACGAACCAAGGAGCATCCGGCCCCATGA